The following are encoded in a window of bacterium SCSIO 12643 genomic DNA:
- a CDS encoding tetratricopeptide repeat protein — MKHIFTLAMILSVFTVYGQSKKTKKLFDKAYEYSMNGENTKAIETYLKVIEMEPGYSSPYLNIGTDYKEIGEYDLAIKYLNTAIQIDPEGFKAYAELGTVYSRLKQYEKADKYFKQALSKHSGTGLDTLYLKMGNNFIDWNLFDSAMFYFDKSLEIHSNFMEALTNIAYLHIIQENYLEARKHLETLVQEYPDFTNNFNNLGYVLCKLNDLDNAEKYLQQSLKMDSKNEWTYRNFGILYQAKGDQKNACKNLDKAIELGFIRIWGRELIQELMDYCK; from the coding sequence ATGAAACACATATTTACCCTAGCCATGATACTTTCCGTATTTACCGTTTACGGACAGAGTAAAAAAACAAAAAAGCTTTTTGACAAAGCCTACGAGTATTCCATGAATGGAGAAAATACCAAAGCAATAGAAACATATCTCAAAGTTATAGAAATGGAGCCAGGTTATAGCTCGCCATATTTAAATATTGGGACTGATTATAAAGAAATTGGTGAATATGATTTAGCTATTAAATATTTAAACACGGCCATTCAAATCGACCCAGAAGGTTTCAAAGCATATGCAGAGTTAGGCACTGTTTATTCAAGATTAAAGCAATATGAAAAAGCAGATAAATATTTCAAACAAGCTCTTTCAAAGCATAGCGGAACAGGACTGGACACGTTATATCTAAAAATGGGAAACAACTTTATAGATTGGAACCTATTCGATAGTGCAATGTTTTATTTTGATAAAAGCCTGGAAATTCATTCAAATTTCATGGAAGCCCTAACGAATATTGCATACTTACACATCATTCAAGAAAATTATCTTGAAGCTAGGAAACATTTAGAGACTCTTGTTCAGGAATATCCAGATTTCACCAATAACTTTAATAATCTGGGGTATGTTTTATGTAAACTCAATGACCTGGATAATGCAGAGAAATATCTGCAACAATCGCTTAAAATGGACAGCAAAAATGAATGGACCTATCGCAATTTCGGTATCTTGTATCAAGCCAAAGGGGATCAAAAAAATGCTTGTAAAAATCTGGATAAAGCAATAGAACTGGGATTTATCCGTATTTGGGGTAGAGAACTCATTCAGGAACTGATGGATTATTGTAAGTAA